AAGGGCGGCCTCGACGGCGGCACGGTCGCGCTCCAGGCCGTTCGCGAAGGAATACAGAAAGGGCAGATCAGCGCCGCGGGTCCGGTTGATCCAGGCCGTCAGCTTTCCGGCGTTGTCCTCGTGCGGAACCAGCAGCTCGGCGAAGGTACGGATCTGGTCGGCCAGCACGCTCATCTCGGGGCAGGCGCCAGTGAGCCGGTCGCGGAGGACGCGTCCGTGCTCGTCGAGGTGGTTGGGGCGGCAGGTGAGCAGGCCTGTGGCCTTGCGGGGTGACAGGGCTGCGTAGTCGGCCTCGACGCGTCCTTGGTTGATGTAGCGGACGAGGAGGTTGGCGCTGCCGGTGTAGCCCTGTTCCCGGACCTCCGCCAGCAGGTGGGTAACGGGGACGGCCGGGTCCTCGATGCGGCGTCTGCGCAGGTGGTCGCGGGAGGGGTCGACCAGGCAGGACCGGTAGACGGGGGCGCGGATCATGCGGTCCGGCTCGCTGTGGCGGGCATAGCGCTTGACGGTGTTGAGCGATACGCCGAGACGGCGGGCGCAGACGAGCAGGCCGACGCCCTGGTCGAGGAGGTCGTGGACCTGCCGCCATCCTCTCGCGGGTGGTGGTGGCGCTTTTGCCCTCGGGCAGCGGCGGGCCGACTTTGCTCCAGCAGGAGGCGTGTGCGCCGACCTCCTTCAGCGCGGTTCCTGTCAGTCCGTGCCAGAGGTGCCAGCGGTCGCCGACCTGCACAATCGTCTGATCGGCGTCGGTGGTGGCCTGGGCGAAGGAGCCTGAGCCGTCCCGGCACACCACGCGGACGCCGGGATGCTCACGCAGCCAGGCGGTCACCGACCCCGCCAGGCGATCGGGCCACACGTCGATGCGCTCACCGGTGTCCGCGTTCGTGATGACAGTGGCATAGCGGTGGCCCTTGAGCAGGGCGAATTCGTCGATCCCGGCCACCACGGGCGTGGGCCGGCCGGGCAGCGGCATGCGCATCAGACAGTTCAGCACCGACGCCGCGGACAGCCTCTGGTGCAGCACCGTGAGCAGCCTGGCACCGGCCGAGCCAGCCAGTACTGCAGCGACCGCCTCGACTGTCCTCCGCAGCGCTGGCGTCCTGCGCTGGTAGCGCTCCGTCAGTCCGTCGACCTGCTCGACGAACGTTGTCCTCGGGCAGGCCGGGTTCTCGCAGTACAGCCGCCGCACCGAAAGATCGATCACCACGGGCCGCCCGCCGACCGACTCGTCCGTGACGTGACGCACATACCGCGAGTGCACCCAGTCCGACCATTGACCACACCCTGGGCACGCATGGCGCACATCTTCCCTTGTGAACGCGGTGATCCTCACGGCCACCGGGTTGGCATCCACCCGCTCAACTCGTAACCCCGCCAGCCGGGGCAACAGCTCGTCAAGGGTGACGTCACACACCACCAGCCTGGCACGGGCAGTCCGAGTCACACGGCCAATCGCCAGAACGATCAACGCCTACGAAAATCTTGGAAGAGCCGCTCGTTTGACAGACCCTTAACGGGAGGGAATGGGACGCCACGACGACGATGCCGTCGGTCTCGTGGACGAGACCGACGACATCAAGGAGTGGTCCGGCGAGCTCGGCAGTGCCGCTCTCGGCAGTGCTGTTCTCAGCAGTGCCGCAGACCGCGCGCGCTCGGATCGGCGTCGAAGGAGGACGGTGTGTTGACCCAGTCCGCCGGGACGTAGCCCCAGCCGTCGTAGCCAGGAGCGGTCCAGTCACCCTTGGTGTGGTACCAGGTGGTGTTGCCGCCGCCGTGCAGTCCACCATAGGTCCAGCAGTCGAACCAGCTGAAGGTGGAATAGAGCTGCCCCGTTATATTCGCTTCGTGGTAGGCGCCCGAGCGCAGAATGGCGGGGGCTCCGTTCTCGCACCACAGCCGGCCGTCGCTCGCCCGAACTCCGCACTCGGCGCTGGCAGCGGCACTGGCCGAAGGGGCGGCGATCATACCGCCCACTGTCAGGGCGAGGGCTGCCGTCCAGAGGGAGAGGTACTTCCTGGTCCTGGTCATTCACTGTCCTTTTCTCACTGGTTTTCGAGTTCGACCGAAAGGTGCCGGGTGCCTGCCCGGCTCTTCCCGCAGGCCCTTCGCAGCACCGTGATGCACTGCTCAGCACTGCGCGACGCCGGGCAGTTGATTGTCCGGACTGCTCATGTAGATGTTGCTGACATAGCCCCCGTACTGAGGCAGGTAGGCCCACCACTCGTTGGTGTAGGGCGGGACCGAGACGGTCTCCCCTCGCGTCTGGCAGCCGACGAGCACCTCGACCCCGGCGGGGAGCTGGAGAAGCGGGTCGCGGGTGGTATTGGGCTCGGGGCGGACGTTGACACCGGAGCTCCAGGTGCCGAACCACGTGCCCGCCGGTCGTACGCCACCGGGAACGTTCAGCGAACGGGTCAGCCTGCCCAGGTCGGTGTACGCCTTGCCGTACGAGGTGCCGACGTCGTGCAGGGTGTACACGGCCACGATGGAGCGGTCACCGGAGCCCACCGTCCCGGTCGCGTGCAGCGCCGGTTTCGTCAGGTCGACGGACGCTGCCTTGCCGTTGAGGGCCGACGTGGCGGGGCGGCACGTACCTTGCTCGATGTCGCCGAAACCCGACCAGCCCTGTTTCACGGCCCACGGCTTGTTGAAGGAGCCCGCGATACCGAAGTGCTGGTCGAAGTGGTCGGTGGCGGAGCAGCGTGTGGACAGCTTCAGATTACCCATGATCAGTTCGCGAACGCGGGCGGGCGCCGTGTCCAGCAGGTAACGGTAGATCTTCACCGTGTCCGCGGCCGTCAAGGCTGTGTAGCCCCACATGCCGTCCTGGTTGGCCGGCGGCGGGGTCGTGTTGCTGGAGAGGGACAGCTCACGGGCCATCCGGGTGACGATCGAGCCCCCGCCGTTACGCACCCAGAATTCGCTGGCCGCGTCGTCGTCGCTGCTGCGCAGCATGGAGTTCCACTTGGCCTGGTCACCGGACGGGATCTGGTAGTCCGGACCGCGGTTCCAGAGGTAGTCCAGCGCGATCAGCAGTTTGACCACGGAGGCCGACCGGAACTGCATGTTCGGGTTCAGCTGCTCGGTGAAGGTGCCGGTCTGCCGGTCGAAGACGGCGACTCCCGCCGTCACACCGGCCGGCACGGTGACACCGGCCGCGTCACGTGGCGCGGACGACGCCGCGTTCGTTGCCGCGGTGGCCGAAGGACTGAGCAGGGCGGTCATCACGGCCATGACCACGGCACACAGCACTGCTACGGAACGCCATCTGCTCCATCGGAACATGGCTCAGTACCGCTTCGTGCGGTCGAGGACGTTGCCGCCGCACACCGGCGCAGCGCGGGACATCCGCCCGTCGGGATTGTCGCCGGTGCCGTGGCCCACGGCGGTCGGGTGGGCCGCGTCCGGTGCGATGGGCGACAGGCCGCCAGCCGCCGTGCCGAGCAACCGCAGTGAACGCGAGGTGCGCATGGTGAGTTCCCCGTCTCTGTCGGTGGTGGTCCGGCCGGGTGGGCCGGGCCTGCCGAGAAGTCTCACCTTGGCCGCGTTCCGGTGACAATCGGTTTCGGCGTACGCCGAAAGTCCTCACTGCACCGGCCGCGAGGACTGCACTGGGGTTCTTGTCATCATCGACGTCATAGCCGTTCGGCCTGATCGCGCTGGTCGGATCCGCCCGAGGTGCTGACTCTCGCTCGACTGTGCTGGAGTTTTTCACGAGGCGTCCGTCGGTCGTCTCACTGTGTGCCGAGACACGGCCGCGCAGAGCCCTGTCTGAGAGCACCGGAACGAGAAGGCTTCAGGCACGGAAGTGAGAATCAGCAGAGAGCCGCAAGTTACACGCCGGAGAGTTGTACCTTGCCGCAAGTTGGTGTCGGCCATCGCCGACATTCGAAGCCGCGCAGGGCGTATCGCTGCGCAAGCGTCGGTCGACAAGGCAGTTGGGCCGAACATCACCGGCGGTGTGGACTCCTAGAGAGGCCTGCCGGTAGCCGGTGGCCGGCTTCTCGGTGCGGGGGGGCGTCATGTGGCGCG
This sequence is a window from Streptomyces ortus. Protein-coding genes within it:
- a CDS encoding transposase, giving the protein MIRAPVYRSCLVDPSRDHLRRRRIEDPAVPVTHLLAEVREQGYTGSANLLVRYINQGRVEADYAALSPRKATGLLTCRPNHLDEHGRVLRDRLTGACPEMSVLADQIRTFAELLVPHEDNAGKLTAWINRTRGADLPFLYSFANGLERDRAAVEAALTLPWHNGRTEGANTKIKLLKRLMYGRAGHRLLRQIVLLN